Proteins from one Streptosporangium becharense genomic window:
- a CDS encoding cytochrome c biogenesis CcdA family protein, which produces MSDLGYLTAFLGGVFALFSPCSALLLPSFFAYSFTSPQRLFGRTALLYGGLALTLVPLGVASSAVGALLYGHRDTVVAVGGWSIIALGVAQILGLGFAVRPARPAGRLRPDSALSIVALGAVYGLAGFCAGPILGGILTVAALGGAPVYGGVLLAVYAFGMVVPLFGLALLWDRFDLGRRRWLRGRPFSLGPLRLHTNSLLSGAFFIAIGTVFLVFDGTSALPGLLSVDQEYAAERWIRRLGAAVPDAALLSAVVIVIVAVLLVRHRRRTRRDTP; this is translated from the coding sequence ATGAGCGATCTCGGCTACCTGACGGCCTTCCTGGGCGGCGTGTTCGCGCTGTTCAGCCCGTGCAGCGCCTTGTTGCTGCCGTCGTTCTTCGCCTACTCCTTCACCAGCCCGCAACGCCTGTTCGGCCGCACCGCGCTGCTGTACGGCGGGCTCGCACTCACCCTTGTCCCGCTCGGCGTGGCGAGCTCGGCGGTCGGTGCCCTGCTGTACGGCCACCGGGACACGGTGGTCGCGGTGGGTGGATGGTCGATCATCGCGCTCGGCGTGGCGCAGATCCTCGGGCTGGGCTTCGCCGTCCGGCCCGCCCGGCCGGCGGGACGGCTCCGGCCCGACTCCGCGCTGTCGATCGTGGCGCTCGGCGCGGTGTACGGTCTGGCGGGATTCTGCGCCGGGCCGATCCTCGGCGGCATCCTGACGGTCGCGGCGCTGGGTGGAGCCCCGGTGTACGGCGGCGTCCTGCTGGCCGTCTACGCCTTCGGCATGGTGGTGCCGCTGTTCGGCCTCGCCCTGCTGTGGGACCGTTTCGACCTCGGGCGCCGGCGCTGGCTGCGCGGCCGGCCGTTCTCGCTCGGGCCGCTGCGCCTGCACACCAACTCCCTGCTGTCGGGTGCCTTCTTCATCGCCATCGGCACCGTCTTCCTGGTCTTCGACGGCACCTCGGCCCTGCCCGGCCTGCTCAGCGTGGACCAGGAGTACGCCGCGGAGCGGTGGATCCGCCGGCTGGGTGCCGCCGTACCGGACGCCGCGCTGCTGAGCGCGGTCGTCATCGTGATCGTGGCGGTCCTGCTCGTACGGCACCGGAGACGTACGCGGCGCGACACTCCGTAG
- a CDS encoding DsbA family protein — protein MSSSADRRLIVMIMVVVACGLALAVLSTSNRKPAASPPAPAASPAASGPARTPSPQEEALSQLARRKDGDPFAAGRPDAPVVLIEYADYQCPFCGQFTRDIEPELIKRYVDAGTLRIEWRNFPIFGKESEAAARAAYAAGLQGRFRQFHREVYSVDRKRNSGAFADDKLVAMAREADVPDLARFRRDLNSEAARDAVVADQAEGTQIGVPSTPAFLVNGRPILGAQPLETFVETIEQEAAKTAGTGTS, from the coding sequence ATGTCCTCATCCGCCGACCGCCGGCTCATCGTAATGATCATGGTCGTCGTGGCCTGCGGGCTCGCGCTGGCCGTCCTGTCGACCAGCAACAGGAAACCGGCCGCCTCCCCGCCCGCTCCGGCCGCCTCACCCGCCGCGTCGGGACCGGCGAGGACCCCCTCGCCCCAGGAGGAGGCGCTCTCCCAGCTGGCCAGGCGCAAGGACGGCGACCCCTTCGCGGCCGGACGCCCCGACGCTCCGGTCGTCCTCATCGAGTACGCCGACTACCAGTGCCCCTTCTGCGGGCAGTTCACCCGGGACATCGAACCCGAACTGATCAAGCGATACGTGGACGCGGGGACCCTGCGCATCGAGTGGCGCAACTTCCCCATCTTCGGCAAGGAGTCCGAGGCCGCCGCCCGCGCCGCCTACGCGGCCGGTCTGCAGGGGCGGTTCCGGCAGTTCCACCGCGAGGTCTACTCGGTGGATCGCAAACGCAACAGCGGCGCCTTCGCCGACGACAAGCTGGTCGCGATGGCGCGCGAGGCGGACGTTCCCGACCTGGCGCGGTTCCGCCGGGACCTGAACTCCGAAGCCGCCCGCGACGCCGTCGTCGCCGACCAGGCGGAGGGCACGCAGATCGGTGTGCCGAGCACGCCGGCGTTCCTCGTCAACGGCCGGCCCATCCTGGGCGCCCAGCCGCTGGAGACCTTCGTCGAGACGATCGAGCAGGAGGCCGCCAAGACCGCCGGCACGGGAACCTCATGA
- a CDS encoding CGNR zinc finger domain-containing protein yields MEETLTAEPVAPPSPETEVLPPAPGAERHLALDFANSTVALPGGQFLDFLGTPAAAGQWLVERGLAPADLGLQEMCAAQLRSLREQIRALLASRVDGRPAPSSALAAVNDALTRAPAASLLHWDPTRGLYRAASHPTTQIVDHALAVLAADAADLLTGPEAERLAACGSAPCSRYLLRHGRRHWCSTRCGDRARAARAYARRTHPGAD; encoded by the coding sequence ATGGAGGAGACCCTGACCGCCGAGCCCGTCGCGCCGCCCTCGCCGGAGACGGAAGTCCTGCCGCCCGCGCCGGGGGCGGAGCGCCATCTCGCGCTCGACTTCGCCAACAGCACCGTCGCCCTGCCCGGCGGGCAGTTCCTCGACTTCCTCGGCACGCCCGCGGCCGCTGGCCAGTGGCTGGTCGAGCGCGGGCTCGCTCCGGCGGACCTCGGGCTCCAGGAGATGTGCGCAGCACAGCTGCGTTCCCTGCGCGAGCAGATCCGGGCCCTGCTCGCCTCCCGGGTCGACGGGCGCCCCGCCCCCTCCAGTGCGCTCGCCGCCGTCAACGACGCACTGACCAGGGCCCCCGCGGCCTCCCTGCTGCACTGGGATCCAACCCGCGGCCTGTACCGGGCCGCCTCCCACCCCACCACCCAGATCGTCGACCACGCCCTCGCGGTCCTCGCCGCCGACGCCGCCGACCTGCTTACCGGCCCCGAGGCCGAACGCCTCGCCGCCTGCGGCTCGGCCCCCTGCAGCCGCTACCTGCTGCGGCACGGCCGCCGGCACTGGTGCTCCACCCGCTGCGGCGACCGCGCCCGCGCGGCCCGCGCCTACGCCCGCCGCACCCACCCCGGGGCGGACTGA